In Halobaculum rubrum, the following are encoded in one genomic region:
- a CDS encoding tRNA pseudouridine(54/55) synthase Pus10 — protein MTDSDAPADAGGDDAGSSGESAVPDVLDAARALLATGPLCDHCLGRPFAERSFGLGNHERGRGLRIAVALDDNSDYEGGAAGDCWVCEGVFERVDEFAERAADAVADYEYATYQVGTRVPPLAEENDRLLREDAGLDPEIGEPLRKELNREVGKRVGQVTDTEVDFERPHVQFLLDVDADRVEATVNSAHVYGRYRKLERDIPQTEWPCSDCRGSGRQGREPCDTCDGSGYLYPESVEQLTAPVVEDVMEGVDSTFHGAGREDVDALMLGTGRPFVIEVDEPRRRDIDADRLESDINAFADGKVEVEGLRRCTHDMVERVKELDATKRYHAAVEFGADVTAEELADAVDELDGATIEQYTPNRVDHRRAAKTRTRVAHDVTGELEDARHVAVEVHGAGGLYIKELISGDEGRTEPSLAGLLGVDAEVTTLDVLAVEGRDEQFEHSGFFLDDEDRDTDVDGE, from the coding sequence ATGACCGACTCCGACGCTCCCGCGGACGCTGGCGGCGACGACGCCGGCTCCTCCGGGGAGAGCGCCGTCCCCGACGTTCTCGACGCCGCCCGAGCGCTCCTCGCGACAGGGCCGCTGTGTGACCACTGCCTCGGCCGCCCGTTCGCCGAGCGCTCGTTCGGCCTCGGCAACCACGAGCGCGGCCGCGGGCTCCGGATCGCCGTCGCGCTCGACGACAACTCCGACTACGAGGGCGGTGCGGCCGGCGACTGCTGGGTGTGTGAGGGCGTGTTCGAGCGCGTCGACGAGTTCGCCGAGCGCGCAGCCGACGCGGTCGCGGACTACGAGTACGCCACCTACCAGGTCGGGACGCGCGTCCCGCCGCTCGCGGAGGAGAACGACCGACTGCTCCGGGAGGACGCCGGGCTGGACCCGGAGATCGGCGAGCCGCTGCGCAAGGAACTCAACAGGGAAGTAGGCAAGCGCGTCGGCCAGGTCACCGACACCGAGGTCGACTTCGAGCGCCCGCACGTCCAGTTCCTCCTCGACGTGGACGCCGACCGCGTCGAGGCGACGGTCAACTCCGCGCACGTGTACGGCCGCTACCGGAAGCTCGAGCGCGACATCCCGCAGACGGAGTGGCCCTGCTCGGACTGCCGTGGATCCGGTCGACAGGGCCGGGAACCCTGCGACACCTGCGACGGTTCGGGGTACCTGTACCCCGAGAGCGTCGAACAGCTCACCGCACCGGTCGTTGAGGACGTGATGGAGGGCGTCGACTCCACCTTCCACGGCGCCGGCCGCGAGGACGTGGACGCGCTGATGCTCGGCACCGGCCGCCCGTTCGTGATCGAGGTGGACGAGCCCCGGCGCCGCGATATCGATGCGGATCGACTGGAGTCCGACATCAACGCGTTCGCCGACGGGAAGGTCGAGGTCGAGGGCCTGCGCCGCTGCACCCACGACATGGTCGAGCGCGTGAAGGAGCTCGACGCGACGAAGCGGTACCACGCGGCCGTCGAGTTCGGCGCCGACGTGACCGCCGAGGAACTGGCCGACGCCGTCGACGAGCTCGACGGCGCGACCATCGAGCAGTACACGCCGAACCGCGTCGACCACCGGCGCGCCGCGAAGACGCGGACCCGCGTCGCCCACGACGTGACCGGCGAACTGGAGGACGCCCGCCACGTTGCCGTCGAGGTTCACGGCGCCGGCGGCCTCTACATCAAGGAGCTGATCTCCGGCGACGAGGGGCGGACGGAACCGAGCCTCGCGGGCCTGCTCGGCGTCGACGCCGAGGTGACGACGCTGGACGTGCTCGCCGTCGAGGGGCGCGACGAGCAGTTCGAGCACTCCGGGT
- a CDS encoding DICT sensory domain-containing protein has product MRLDAQFEKLASDGATDRRLAVVRRDGSTPLDSMLRRLFTDQPVTVTINSSAVEVVDDDVAVLVENDEVVATSPLASLERAILMVNSDIYTTGTLDLDDAELPSVLTELADVPFRLRGYPHAHKEKLLLIAMSRQIELRAHRADRGELHASFQRLSRIDDETGTMRAYERLSDGDVDVHVYGEPDWDPESRLDVTAHAGYGHGYSDSWFVVFDPPSDAVGPDTTAAGLLVLEEEPNVWRGVWTFRPGPVADLAETVRRQL; this is encoded by the coding sequence ATGAGGCTGGACGCGCAGTTCGAGAAGCTCGCGTCCGACGGGGCCACCGACAGGCGCCTCGCGGTGGTTCGTCGCGACGGCAGCACGCCCCTCGACTCCATGCTCCGTCGGCTGTTCACCGATCAGCCGGTGACGGTCACGATCAACTCGTCGGCCGTCGAGGTCGTCGACGACGACGTCGCGGTCCTCGTCGAGAACGACGAGGTCGTCGCGACCTCGCCGTTGGCGTCGCTCGAGCGCGCGATCCTCATGGTCAACTCGGACATCTACACCACCGGGACGCTCGACCTCGACGACGCGGAGTTGCCTTCGGTGCTCACCGAACTTGCGGACGTGCCCTTCCGCCTGCGGGGGTATCCGCACGCACACAAGGAGAAGCTCCTGCTCATCGCGATGAGCAGGCAGATCGAGTTGCGCGCGCACCGGGCCGACCGGGGGGAACTCCACGCCTCCTTCCAGCGGCTCTCACGGATCGACGACGAGACCGGCACCATGCGGGCGTACGAGCGGCTCTCCGACGGCGACGTGGACGTACACGTGTACGGCGAGCCGGACTGGGACCCCGAGTCTCGACTGGACGTGACCGCCCACGCCGGCTACGGCCACGGCTACAGCGACTCGTGGTTCGTGGTGTTCGACCCGCCGTCCGACGCGGTCGGTCCCGACACCACGGCCGCGGGACTCCTCGTGCTGGAGGAGGAGCCGAACGTATGGCGCGGGGTCTGGACGTTCCGCCCCGGCCCGGTCGCGGACCTCGCCGAGACGGTGCGTCGACAGCTGTAG
- a CDS encoding amidohydrolase family protein yields the protein MSDADADALVVRGGTVHTQTDRGTIDGDVLVVDGEIAAVGDVDAPGDATEIDATGMEVTPGLIDAHSHAGMAEWGEPEDGDVNEGTSATTPHVNALDGFHPRDEELQGAFQNGVTTVSARMGSGNVIGGIICSMKTYGTVADRMFIREDGMKAAMGENPKRFHGEQEGRQPSTRPGVAATLREELMATEDYIEAREHARENGEPFERDLGRENLARVLEEDLPLRVHAHRSDDIMTVFRIAEEFDIDALSIEHATEGHVVAEEFAERDVPAIVGPSFSSASKYELRNITFETPGILHDAGVTVAIQTDAPVLPQQHLDVCVGLAVREGFPEEAALDAVTTNPADILGIGDRVGDLAEGTDADLVVWDGPFHEMDTRSRHVVVDGEVVFDRERDDVDPREEYAW from the coding sequence ATGAGTGACGCAGACGCGGACGCGCTCGTCGTCCGGGGCGGAACCGTGCACACCCAGACCGACAGGGGAACGATCGACGGGGACGTGCTCGTCGTCGACGGCGAGATCGCGGCCGTCGGCGACGTCGACGCGCCCGGCGACGCGACGGAGATCGACGCGACGGGGATGGAGGTCACTCCCGGGCTGATCGACGCCCACAGCCACGCCGGGATGGCCGAATGGGGCGAACCGGAAGACGGCGACGTCAACGAGGGAACGAGCGCGACGACGCCACACGTGAACGCGCTCGACGGCTTCCACCCGCGCGACGAGGAGTTGCAGGGGGCGTTCCAGAACGGCGTCACCACCGTCTCCGCGCGCATGGGCTCGGGCAACGTCATCGGCGGGATAATCTGCTCGATGAAGACGTACGGGACGGTTGCCGACCGGATGTTCATCAGGGAGGACGGCATGAAGGCCGCGATGGGCGAGAACCCCAAGCGCTTCCACGGGGAGCAGGAGGGGCGCCAGCCGTCCACGCGGCCGGGGGTCGCCGCCACCCTCCGCGAGGAGCTCATGGCGACCGAGGACTACATCGAAGCGCGCGAGCACGCCCGCGAGAACGGCGAGCCGTTCGAACGCGACCTGGGGCGGGAGAACCTCGCTCGCGTCCTCGAGGAGGACCTGCCGCTGCGGGTCCACGCGCACCGCTCGGACGACATCATGACCGTGTTCCGGATCGCCGAGGAGTTCGACATCGACGCGCTCTCGATCGAACACGCTACCGAGGGTCACGTCGTCGCCGAGGAGTTCGCCGAGCGCGACGTGCCCGCCATCGTCGGCCCGTCGTTCTCGTCGGCCTCGAAGTACGAGCTCCGCAACATCACCTTCGAGACGCCCGGGATCCTCCACGATGCGGGCGTCACCGTCGCCATCCAGACCGACGCGCCGGTGCTCCCCCAACAGCACCTCGACGTGTGCGTCGGCCTCGCGGTCCGCGAGGGGTTCCCCGAGGAGGCGGCGCTGGACGCGGTGACCACGAACCCCGCCGACATCCTCGGGATCGGCGACCGCGTCGGCGACCTCGCCGAGGGGACGGACGCCGACCTGGTCGTGTGGGACGGTCCGTTCCACGAGATGGACACCCGCAGCCGGCACGTCGTCGTCGACGGGGAGGTCGTGTTCGACCGCGAGCGCGACGACGTCGACCCGCGCGAGGAGTACGCGTGGTGA
- a CDS encoding MFS transporter, with translation MTDTTAPTDDPDDAPAYSEQQVRTVVLSLVAGVFFGGVGGGVAFPTIPALGSVLGIAPVLVGLILSINRFTRLVMSTPAGSILDRMGTRRPMIAGFLVQGLVPFGYLVGLNPPFGLPSSAVFLVSRAAWGIGSAFVFVGAFSTVTHVTTSANRGRWVGYMRGGQSLGFPTGLILGGVVTELYGYAEAFAVAGVAGLVAAAVAYRVLPNVSPEVGEKSRLRDVPALVRADTRIGAVGAVNFTIRFLYAGVLLSTVVLYTEANDISLGGFAGAGTSGLVMAVSVVALAVSNLAVGRFSDSMGRLTTVVPGLAVFGSGFALTALVPTAPGVLAGVGLVGAGAGLTGPPLLAYLGDIAPGGDVGKLGGVYNVFGDLGSTLGPLVALPLAAEIGLSAEYLACVGLVVVAGVIAATTLRDDSAADAPTVAGDD, from the coding sequence GTGACCGACACGACAGCCCCGACCGACGACCCGGACGACGCGCCCGCCTACTCCGAGCAACAGGTGCGGACCGTCGTCCTCAGCCTCGTCGCCGGGGTGTTCTTCGGCGGGGTGGGCGGCGGCGTCGCGTTCCCGACCATCCCGGCGCTGGGGTCGGTGCTCGGCATCGCGCCGGTTCTCGTCGGACTGATCCTCTCGATCAACCGGTTCACGCGGCTGGTGATGTCGACGCCGGCGGGGAGCATCCTCGACCGCATGGGGACGCGCCGGCCGATGATCGCGGGGTTCCTGGTGCAGGGGCTCGTCCCCTTCGGCTACCTCGTCGGGCTGAACCCGCCGTTCGGGCTCCCGTCGTCGGCCGTCTTCCTCGTGTCGCGGGCGGCGTGGGGGATCGGCTCGGCGTTCGTGTTCGTCGGCGCCTTCTCCACGGTGACGCACGTGACCACGTCGGCGAACCGCGGACGCTGGGTGGGCTACATGCGCGGCGGACAGAGCCTCGGCTTCCCGACGGGGCTGATCCTCGGCGGCGTCGTCACGGAGCTGTACGGCTACGCGGAGGCGTTCGCCGTCGCGGGCGTCGCCGGGCTGGTCGCGGCGGCGGTCGCCTACCGCGTACTTCCGAACGTCTCGCCCGAAGTCGGCGAGAAGAGCCGCCTGCGGGACGTTCCCGCGCTCGTCCGGGCGGACACCCGGATCGGCGCCGTCGGCGCGGTCAACTTCACGATCCGGTTCCTCTATGCGGGCGTCCTGCTGTCGACGGTCGTGCTGTACACCGAGGCCAACGACATCTCGCTGGGCGGGTTCGCCGGCGCCGGCACAAGCGGCCTCGTGATGGCTGTCTCCGTCGTCGCGCTGGCGGTGTCGAACCTCGCGGTCGGTCGCTTCTCCGACAGCATGGGCCGGCTCACGACGGTCGTCCCCGGCCTCGCCGTGTTCGGGTCGGGGTTCGCGCTCACGGCGCTGGTGCCGACCGCGCCGGGCGTGCTCGCGGGCGTCGGCCTCGTCGGCGCGGGCGCCGGGCTGACGGGCCCGCCGCTGTTGGCGTACCTCGGCGACATCGCGCCCGGCGGGGACGTGGGCAAACTCGGCGGCGTCTACAACGTCTTCGGCGACCTGGGCTCGACGCTCGGCCCGCTGGTGGCGCTCCCGCTTGCGGCCGAGATCGGCCTCTCGGCGGAGTATCTCGCGTGCGTCGGGCTCGTCGTCGTCGCCGGGGTCATCGCCGCGACGACGTTGCGGGACGATTCGGCGGCCGACGCGCCGACCGTCGCCGGCGACGACTGA
- a CDS encoding peptidase: MTVLCTGYEPFGDHDVNPSGEVAEALDGRTVAGHEVVGRVLPVAFGAAEDRMADLIDEHDPAAVVATGLAAGRSAVCVERVAINVADTVGVPDNDGNDPVDERLDPTGPDARRSTLPVRETVEACLAEGVPARVSNTAGTHLCNGILYRTLALLAGTNTPAGFLHLPATPEQAASAAADGEAARGGSVQPSLPRALDERAVELAFEAALDGGE; this comes from the coding sequence ATGACCGTTCTCTGCACCGGCTACGAGCCGTTCGGCGACCACGACGTGAACCCCTCCGGCGAGGTCGCCGAGGCGCTCGACGGGCGGACCGTCGCGGGCCACGAGGTCGTCGGTCGGGTGCTCCCCGTCGCGTTCGGCGCCGCCGAAGACCGGATGGCCGACCTGATCGACGAGCACGACCCGGCGGCCGTCGTCGCCACCGGCCTCGCAGCCGGGCGGTCGGCGGTCTGCGTCGAGCGCGTCGCGATCAACGTGGCCGACACCGTCGGTGTTCCCGACAACGACGGCAACGACCCGGTCGACGAGCGGCTCGACCCGACGGGACCGGACGCGCGGCGCTCGACGCTCCCGGTTCGCGAGACGGTCGAGGCCTGTCTGGCGGAAGGCGTCCCCGCTCGCGTGTCGAACACCGCGGGCACGCACCTCTGTAACGGCATCCTCTACCGGACGCTCGCGCTGCTCGCGGGGACGAACACGCCGGCCGGCTTCCTCCATCTCCCTGCGACGCCCGAGCAGGCGGCGTCGGCCGCGGCGGACGGCGAGGCGGCCCGCGGCGGGAGCGTGCAGCCGAGCCTCCCGCGGGCGCTGGACGAGCGGGCGGTCGAACTCGCGTTCGAGGCGGCGCTCGACGGCGGCGAGTAA
- a CDS encoding M28 family metallopeptidase, whose protein sequence is MRLPNAAVGDAQTSGFGWDVLTDLVDVGSRMAGQAGERRGAEVVRDALERAGARDARIEEFEIPGWWRGDSSLSIHEPHERVHDGQQDVLALPGCPAGEATGRVVDVGDGTYEEFEEKAEELDGAIAMASSATPESVDRWIHRMEKYVNAADHGAVAFVFRNHLDGSLPPTGEVGYHERPGPIPAVGVSCEVGKRLARYAEEGCEATVSVDCRNEATTSVNVEAEVGPDTDEHVLLTAHVDAHDIADGANDNGAGSALVAAVGRILARDDVELDTRVRLVTFGSEEIGLWGAYHCAETTDLDDTNCVVNLDGACSSRNLRVGTNEFEEMGSVFEAVTDDLDASLSTDDTISPHGDQWAFVQEGVPAVMTSTTSEQSGRGWGHTHADTLDKLDSRDLRDVAVQVAEAVARLAAADVETPGRSRAEMRDAIDEGYEQELRMGGRWPYADLE, encoded by the coding sequence ATGCGACTACCGAACGCGGCCGTGGGCGACGCACAGACGAGCGGCTTCGGCTGGGACGTGTTGACCGACCTGGTCGACGTAGGGAGTCGAATGGCCGGGCAGGCGGGCGAGCGCCGCGGCGCCGAAGTCGTGCGCGACGCCCTCGAGCGCGCCGGCGCCCGCGACGCCCGGATCGAGGAGTTCGAGATCCCCGGCTGGTGGCGCGGCGACTCCTCGCTGTCGATCCACGAGCCTCACGAGCGCGTTCACGACGGCCAGCAGGACGTGCTCGCGCTCCCCGGCTGTCCCGCGGGGGAAGCGACCGGGCGCGTCGTCGACGTGGGCGACGGCACCTACGAGGAGTTCGAGGAGAAAGCCGAGGAACTGGACGGCGCCATCGCGATGGCGTCGTCGGCGACGCCGGAGTCGGTCGACCGCTGGATCCACCGGATGGAGAAGTACGTCAACGCCGCCGACCACGGCGCCGTCGCGTTCGTCTTTCGCAACCACCTCGACGGGTCGCTGCCGCCGACCGGCGAGGTCGGCTACCACGAGCGCCCCGGGCCGATCCCCGCCGTCGGCGTCTCCTGTGAGGTCGGGAAGCGTCTCGCCCGGTACGCCGAGGAAGGCTGTGAGGCGACTGTCTCGGTGGACTGCCGCAACGAGGCGACGACCTCGGTGAACGTCGAGGCGGAGGTCGGCCCCGACACCGACGAGCACGTCCTCCTCACCGCGCACGTCGACGCCCACGACATCGCCGACGGCGCCAACGACAACGGCGCCGGCTCCGCGCTCGTCGCGGCGGTCGGCCGGATCCTCGCCCGCGACGACGTGGAGCTGGACACCCGCGTCCGCCTCGTCACCTTCGGCTCCGAGGAGATCGGTCTGTGGGGGGCGTACCACTGCGCGGAGACGACCGATCTGGACGACACGAACTGCGTCGTCAACCTCGACGGCGCCTGTTCATCGCGGAACCTCCGCGTGGGAACGAACGAGTTCGAGGAGATGGGATCGGTGTTCGAGGCGGTGACCGACGATCTGGACGCCAGCCTCTCGACGGACGACACTATCTCCCCGCACGGCGACCAGTGGGCGTTCGTGCAGGAGGGCGTCCCGGCCGTGATGACCTCGACGACCTCCGAGCAGTCCGGCCGCGGCTGGGGTCACACCCACGCCGACACGCTCGACAAGCTCGACTCGCGTGACCTGCGCGACGTGGCCGTCCAGGTCGCCGAGGCGGTCGCGCGTCTCGCCGCCGCGGACGTGGAGACGCCGGGACGGAGCCGCGCGGAGATGCGCGACGCCATCGACGAGGGGTACGAACAGGAACTGCGGATGGGCGGGCGCTGGCCGTACGCGGATCTCGAGTAG
- a CDS encoding helix-turn-helix domain-containing protein: MSDDGDEVRSMREVTLKIKHVGQPETAASERYPEVTMRSVSSMTGREDERKRIVELTGDPDDIAGFIDVYAAGDPVIEAEPITPLGESTVFVALTIEVPRWDSITELFAELGLHYRTGTEITGGYERWVVYLDAADDLSTVVDAVEARGNEVELVRQLEMHEVDAGPRFETAGVLHDLTPRQREALAAAIRAGYYGHEKDAGVEDVATELDVSTTTAWEHLARAEGKVMDDLGEFLGRGD; this comes from the coding sequence ATGAGCGACGACGGGGATGAGGTTCGTTCGATGCGCGAGGTGACACTCAAGATCAAACACGTCGGTCAGCCGGAGACGGCGGCGTCCGAGCGCTACCCGGAGGTGACGATGCGGTCGGTGTCGTCGATGACGGGACGGGAGGACGAGCGCAAGCGGATCGTCGAGCTGACCGGCGACCCGGACGACATCGCCGGGTTCATCGACGTGTACGCGGCCGGCGACCCGGTGATCGAGGCCGAGCCGATCACCCCGCTCGGCGAGTCGACGGTCTTCGTTGCGCTCACCATCGAAGTGCCTCGGTGGGACAGCATCACCGAGCTGTTCGCGGAGTTGGGGCTTCACTACCGGACGGGAACCGAGATCACCGGCGGCTACGAGCGATGGGTCGTGTATCTCGACGCCGCCGACGACCTCTCGACGGTCGTCGACGCGGTCGAGGCCCGCGGCAACGAGGTCGAGCTGGTCCGGCAGCTCGAGATGCACGAGGTCGACGCCGGCCCGCGCTTCGAGACTGCGGGCGTCCTCCACGATCTGACCCCGCGCCAACGCGAGGCGCTCGCGGCGGCGATCCGGGCGGGGTACTACGGCCACGAGAAGGACGCCGGGGTCGAGGACGTGGCAACGGAGCTGGACGTCAGCACGACGACGGCGTGGGAGCACCTCGCACGCGCCGAGGGGAAGGTGATGGACGACCTCGGGGAGTTCCTCGGCCGCGGCGACTGA
- a CDS encoding gamma-glutamyltransferase family protein, which yields MDNPDIDRFASRRSTVYGQRGVVATSQPLASQAGISVLEDGGNAFDAAVATAAALNVVEPTSTGLGGDVFALYRTADGEVGAMRSCGPAPAEATIETVREAVADEEGVDPADAEMPDTGAHAVTVPGTARGWEVTAERFGEKSLGDLLQPAIRYAIDGYPVSEVVSAQWQHGEELFETDHAREAYLFDGEAPDVGQHVTLPKLGESMRRIAEEGADVVYEGEIGEQIAAEVQAQGGFLTTDDLADFEPEFPDPVSTTYNGTEVYELPPNNQGLIALEALNIAEELGAGEHDYDSPERVHYFSEALKLAFHDGHRYITDPDFEEHPPLASKEWAATRAQEVGEECNDDVTFGVPDANAEDADTVLLCVADDEGNVVSFINSRFAGFGSGLVAGDTGIALQNRGSSFSLDPDHPNSLAPGKRPFHTLIPALADFAPDDDGTDDWAAFGVMGGYMQPQGHVQVISNVVDYDQPLQTALDSARWRYREEGSLALEPQFDGNTAAKLVRKGHDVRTLPPALFGGAQIVRSADGVLSAATEPRKDGNAQGY from the coding sequence ATGGACAACCCGGACATCGATCGGTTCGCGTCCCGCCGATCGACGGTGTACGGTCAGCGCGGAGTCGTGGCCACCAGTCAGCCGCTCGCGTCGCAGGCGGGGATCTCCGTGCTCGAGGACGGTGGAAACGCCTTCGACGCGGCGGTCGCGACCGCCGCCGCGTTGAACGTCGTCGAGCCGACCTCGACCGGGCTCGGCGGCGACGTGTTCGCGCTGTATCGTACCGCCGACGGCGAGGTTGGCGCGATGCGCTCGTGTGGCCCCGCGCCCGCCGAGGCGACGATCGAGACCGTGCGCGAGGCCGTCGCCGACGAGGAGGGAGTCGACCCCGCCGACGCCGAGATGCCAGACACCGGCGCCCACGCGGTGACGGTCCCCGGCACCGCCCGCGGGTGGGAGGTCACCGCCGAGCGGTTCGGCGAGAAGTCGTTGGGCGACCTGCTCCAGCCGGCGATCCGGTATGCGATCGACGGGTACCCTGTCTCGGAGGTCGTCTCCGCACAGTGGCAACACGGCGAAGAGCTGTTCGAGACTGACCACGCGCGGGAGGCGTACCTCTTCGACGGCGAGGCGCCCGACGTGGGTCAGCACGTGACGCTCCCGAAGCTGGGCGAGTCGATGCGACGGATCGCCGAGGAGGGCGCCGACGTGGTGTACGAGGGGGAGATCGGCGAGCAGATCGCCGCCGAAGTGCAAGCGCAGGGCGGCTTCCTCACGACCGACGACCTCGCCGACTTCGAGCCGGAGTTCCCCGATCCCGTCTCGACTACGTACAACGGGACGGAGGTGTACGAGCTGCCGCCGAACAACCAGGGGCTCATCGCGCTGGAGGCGCTGAACATCGCCGAGGAACTGGGCGCGGGCGAGCACGACTACGACTCGCCCGAGCGCGTCCACTACTTCTCGGAGGCGCTGAAGCTGGCATTCCACGACGGCCACCGCTACATCACCGACCCCGACTTCGAGGAGCACCCGCCGCTGGCGAGCAAGGAGTGGGCCGCAACGCGCGCGCAGGAGGTCGGCGAGGAGTGCAACGACGACGTGACGTTCGGCGTGCCCGACGCGAACGCCGAGGACGCGGACACGGTGCTGCTGTGCGTCGCCGACGACGAGGGCAACGTCGTCTCGTTCATCAACTCCCGGTTCGCCGGCTTCGGCTCCGGGCTGGTCGCCGGCGACACCGGCATCGCGCTGCAGAACCGCGGCTCGTCGTTCTCGCTGGACCCGGACCACCCCAACTCGCTGGCGCCCGGCAAGCGACCCTTCCACACACTGATCCCGGCGCTGGCGGACTTCGCGCCCGACGACGACGGCACCGACGACTGGGCGGCCTTCGGCGTGATGGGCGGCTACATGCAGCCGCAGGGGCACGTGCAGGTGATCTCGAACGTCGTCGACTACGACCAGCCGCTGCAGACGGCGCTCGACAGCGCCCGCTGGCGCTACCGCGAGGAGGGGAGCCTGGCGCTGGAGCCGCAGTTCGACGGCAACACGGCCGCGAAGCTGGTCCGGAAGGGCCACGACGTGAGGACGCTCCCGCCGGCGCTGTTCGGCGGGGCGCAGATCGTCCGCAGCGCCGACGGCGTCCTCTCGGCCGCGACCGAGCCCCGCAAGGACGGCAACGCGCAGGGGTACTGA
- a CDS encoding ABC transporter ATP-binding protein, translated as MSEATGTGPLGTGDGGTDDDTILSVQGLTKHFSQSDGMLSALFDKPPVRAVEDVSFDVKRGETLGLVGESGCGKSTLARTILRLVDPTDGAVYFEGDNLAELSGSDLRDRRRDLQMIFQDPQSSLDPRMKVGPIVEEPMKAHGLYKGEREERARELLEKVGLDPHHYNRYPHQFSGGQRQRINLARALSVNPDFIVCDEPVSALDVSIQAQVLNTMQELQDEFGLTYLFIAHDLSVIRHISDRVAVMYLGQLVELAETEELFEHPAHPYTEALLESIPVPDPRSTGARSVLEGDVPSPIEPPSGCRFRTRCPRLIQPDEFSMDPDTWVAVREFTRAVDRRTFEADDRSTARAKFFPDGTPSGRAGSVVDDALDQVADDEWEDAAEQLVSTFAEASICATEEPSYAVEPTIGDGEHFAACHLHREDVEAPAPADD; from the coding sequence ATGAGTGAGGCCACCGGGACGGGACCGCTCGGCACCGGCGACGGCGGGACCGACGACGACACCATCCTCAGCGTGCAGGGCCTGACGAAGCACTTCAGTCAGTCCGACGGGATGTTGTCGGCGCTGTTCGACAAGCCGCCCGTGCGCGCCGTCGAGGACGTGAGCTTCGACGTGAAGCGCGGCGAGACGCTCGGGCTGGTCGGCGAATCCGGCTGCGGGAAGTCGACGCTCGCGCGGACCATCCTCCGACTCGTCGATCCCACGGACGGGGCGGTGTACTTCGAGGGCGACAACCTCGCGGAGCTGTCGGGGTCGGACCTCCGCGACCGCCGTCGCGACCTGCAGATGATCTTCCAGGACCCCCAGTCGAGCCTGGACCCGCGGATGAAGGTCGGCCCCATCGTCGAGGAGCCGATGAAGGCCCACGGTCTCTACAAGGGCGAGCGCGAGGAGCGCGCCCGCGAGTTGCTGGAGAAGGTCGGGCTCGACCCGCACCACTACAACCGCTATCCGCACCAGTTCTCCGGCGGACAACGCCAGCGGATCAACCTCGCGCGGGCGCTATCGGTGAATCCGGACTTCATCGTCTGCGACGAACCGGTGTCGGCGCTCGACGTGTCGATCCAGGCGCAGGTGCTCAACACGATGCAGGAGCTGCAAGACGAGTTCGGCCTCACCTACCTGTTCATCGCACACGACCTCAGCGTCATCCGGCACATCTCCGACCGTGTCGCCGTGATGTACCTCGGCCAGTTGGTCGAACTCGCCGAGACCGAGGAACTGTTCGAACACCCCGCACACCCCTACACGGAGGCGCTGCTCGAGTCCATCCCGGTCCCGGATCCGCGCTCGACGGGCGCCCGGAGCGTGCTCGAGGGCGACGTTCCCTCGCCGATCGAGCCGCCGTCGGGCTGTCGGTTCCGGACCCGGTGTCCGAGACTCATCCAACCAGACGAGTTCTCGATGGACCCCGACACGTGGGTGGCCGTCCGCGAGTTCACCCGCGCGGTGGATCGGCGCACCTTCGAGGCCGACGACCGCAGCACGGCCCGGGCGAAGTTCTTCCCCGACGGCACGCCGTCGGGACGCGCGGGGAGCGTCGTCGACGATGCGCTCGATCAGGTCGCCGACGACGAGTGGGAAGACGCGGCCGAGCAACTCGTCTCGACGTTCGCGGAGGCGAGTATCTGTGCGACCGAGGAGCCGTCGTACGCCGTCGAGCCGACGATCGGTGACGGCGAGCATTTCGCCGCCTGTCACCTCCACCGCGAGGACGTGGAAGCGCCCGCTCCCGCCGACGACTGA